DNA from Ictalurus punctatus breed USDA103 chromosome 7, Coco_2.0, whole genome shotgun sequence:
CATGACATGTCACTGCCTCATTTAATAAGGCAGTGGAGTTCATAAATGTTTCTGTAGTGTTAAAGGTTACCACTGGTTGATATCAGTCAATGCTGAACTTGTTCTATGAATACAAGCATTTTAGATTTTTGTACTGTATGCGTTTCATGCTGTGTTATCTGCATGTGCTTATTCTGTGATTTGTTCTTTTCAATTTTGAACATGGGTTTGGAACTTTGCATTTCACCACTGTTGGACATGATGGGGGAGAAAGAATAACtggaaagaaaatgtgattgaaTCAAATGCTTGCTGCTGCTGCAATTTGTGTTATGTGTTGTAATCAAATGAGGACATCATTTATCAtacttaaattttttattatagcATACATACAATATCTCAAACATCAACCATCAAACATCTGAGATCAACAAAGGTCTTCCAGGAGGTCTGAGCATCTTGAGGTGGCTTATCAGCTAGACAGTtacttttttttgcataaatggCATCTGTTTTCCAGCGTATACTTATTTGGGTTTATTTGGGAAACGGTGTAATCACCAGGTGTTTCTGACAGATGACCTTTTAGGTCACAGCTGAAAGGAAGAAGGAGATGAAGGTAGAAGAAGGTGGTGGAAACATGGTTCATATCACCACTTAACCTGACTTATGCTCATCTGCAAAAGGAAGACAACATCACATAGCCATGACAAAAAAGTGATGAAAATATTAAGTGTCACTTTAAACAAAACAGTATTTTAATTATCTGgacattgatttatttaaaaatgtagttaAATGAAGAACACCAAGTGTGCTGGCTTACAAGAGCATTTGTTTGGGTGTGCACATATATGTAGGTGAAAGATTACAAAGCATTATGGGAGTAGCAGAAGATTTGCAGCATACCCTAAATCTGGCCCAACCAAGAAGCATTCTCTCTTTAGGTGAgtagataaataaacagttttcaCAAATTAATATCTGTGCAAATTCAGATTCCATTTTAGGTTTGGggtctttatttctctttgtgaaaaaaaaataggtaatTGCAACATAGCTAATATCACAGTAGTAAATGATGTCTACAGTAGACAGAATATGTTTGACCTCAAAGCACAAAATTGtaatattaacaataatttaatattaatactctggtatttttaaaacaacagtGCTATCCAAATCACTGGTGGTGATTTTCTCCATTGTTCAGATCAAAATAGGTAAGTATCTGCCCTCATGACAACCTTTACACTATGAAGAAAAGTTTACATTTCATGAGCGAGAGCTCTGTGAAAAGCCTaagatatattttctttttgatttgAGGCCATTCTGACACCCCGCAAGACCTGATGTTTTGGGAATGTTCTGACCCAAttatctagccatcacaatttggctctcagatccttacacttgtcCATTTTGCATGTTTCCAACACATTAACTTTGAGAAATGGCTATTCAGCTGCTGCCTACTATATCACCCCTTGACCGATGCTATTTAGCTGTCAGTGGTTTTAGtattatggctgattggtgtaaatgttaaaaataaatctaaatgttaaatataaacctTAATGCCACCAGCAGAATAGTTTCACTTTCTCAACCTTGTTCCAAAACTATTAGAGTATGGTGTAAACCCTACTGGAGCCATGTTTCCCAGAGAAGCACATTCTAAGAGGGTGGTGCAATTAGTATATGAATGTAACATTTATCTTCTatgttttacttttacatttatatttatatttaaaatttacaCTGAAACTTAAAACTCTTATTTGGCACAAGTCACCTCATGAGAGAAGATTTGGCACCCCATACTAATGATGAGAAATGTTAATGCTTATTGAAAGTCATGTAGAAAGCAAAATACAGTATACCAAGTTATTGTGACATTCttaacatttctattgaatcCATTCCCTCAGGTGCACAGTATCTAAAGGAGTGTACCGTGCAGAACTACATCCCTGTGTATGTGCTGGTGTCTGGAGTGTTTAGCTTGATCATGGTCCTGTTTGCCTTCCTTCCCTTTATTCAGAAAGATAATTCAACACTGAAGACACTCTCTTACATCTGTAACAGCCTGGTGTCTTCCTTCACATTCTGCTGGTTCATTGCTGGTGAGGAAAACCAATTTAAAGAAAGCAAGAGAAAAATGAAGGAATAGCGAGGCAACTGAGTATTGTAAGGGTTTACCCCAAGTCCTGCTTTTCTTATGTTAAAGACTAAAAAAAGGCACACAACATCCCAATATGAGTGTAACTTATACTGGGATGCTGGGTACATATACCCAacattttttgaaaaatgtttgtgttctgttaaaacatttaatataatgGAGTAGTGCTGCTGTACCAAAGTGAGTGCTCATTTGCAGAACCTGTAAGCCCCTGCTGCTGCTGAATGTGTTTGTTATATGAAAAATGTGATTATGGGTTTTGACGTAACCATAACAACTACATTTTAAAAGGATTCCAAACCATCATGTTATTACTATTAAGATTTGAAAAGCTGCTGGTCAACATGGAAGTGTTGTCTTCTCCGTTGTAAGTTTTGACCAGTCATCAGTTGCATCCCCAGCACTTCCCAAAACAAAATGATGCCCATGCTGTGCACATCTACAATTAGATAATACCTCACTAAACACATTAATAAAAGTAATGTATGGTTGATTTACCCGGATATAGCCTTGTCATAGAAAATTGTAATTAGATTCTCATGGGAAAAATGTACAGCTTTGGAGAAGATTGAATTGCCATTGCCATATGAATACCATTGAACTTGTTTTATGAGTTTGTTCACTGTCTTACAGGCAGTGTGTGGGTCTACGCTATCTACCCCCCCAACTACAACTCAACTGTGGTGGGTGAGCCCTACTGCAATAAGACCCTCTACCTGTTTGCCTTCTGGACCACTACGCTGgtgtgcattttatttgcaATCTTAATAGTGGGCGGTTGCTGTTGTctcgtatgtatgtgtgtacccAAGTCAGAAGACCAGCCTGAACAAGTTACCCCAGCCTGACTATTATGTTATAAAGAAAAAGCTGTCCCCTGTTTAAAAACACTaagttttacattttcatacatGACAACTGATTCATAAACACTATTTAACATATTCAAGAATGCTTCTCCTGATGGTTCCATCAGGGTCAGCCTTCCCTGGATGCTTCAAGTGGAAGGCAGTGTTCCAGGAATGTCTGAGGCTATTTGGAAgataaagtaaagtaaggtcTGACACCTTACTACATACTTGCTATGAAGTTTTCGAAATGTGAAAATATGCTATGTAAATCCTTAGGCCATTTGGAGGCATGGGGAGGTTGTTTTGGTTAACAATACCAGCACTGTTCCCCAAACTTTAAAATATTCTCTTATGATTTTATGACTTTTGGTAAAGTTTGCTTTTAACTGCTATTTTTGTAACAAAAATTCTGGGAACATTCCTGTAGTAATGTTCTTCTAACGGTTTCATTGCAGGAGTCAATGGTTTTTACTTCTTTGTGTAACATTAAGTGTAAAATAAATTACTTCTTTGTGTGCATGTCTCTTCATCAATGTTATTTTTACTATAATGCTGGCCGATCTAGGCACTTCCCTGAGTTTTGGGAAAACGTACTGTATTGAACAGTATTAATTATATTGTCACCAAATAATTTTTTCATGGCAATTTCTATTGGTCTCGCCTaaattttccttttctttgccAGTGActgattttgtgttttgaccaATGAGTGTATGCAGTGTATGAGTGGACATACTTACAGGGGTGTAGAATTTAAGCCAAAATGTCTCTTAGGCCCAATAGTAGGCCCCCTAGTTGCAGTAAAAATTTTAACCCCTCCCATTTCCACCTAAGTGAATGGAAAACAAGCCAAACTTACAATTTAAGTTAGAGCTCCACAAATAATTTTTGGGAATAACATTCCATCATTTTTACAAGTTGATATCTTCCCATACTTTTCCTTACAATAAGGGTGTTTTTTAAGGAGTTATTTGATGATAATTTAAAGGGTCTGGTTCATGAGGTGTCTTTATTGGAGGTGACTGTTGAACCTTATGAAGGTAGTTTTACAATCCTTTAGTGTGCCAGTCGAGCGCTATTGATCAGAAATactcaaatgtttaaatattaagatAATACTTAAACgataaatattagaataatatcTACCAATACACTTGTTCACCACAGGcttcatcatctacagcagggatgtcaaactcattttagcTCAGGGGCCATATACAGCCTAATTAGATGTCAAGTGGGCCGGCCAGTAAAATCATAGCATAATTACCTTTAAATAACAATAAgtccatgtttttcctctttgttttcGTGTACAGAAGTACAAGTACCTTAGGAAAatcttcatatttaatgaaatatcctTTTGCAAAACATATCATGAACAACCTCAGATTTCTTAAGAAGAACATGTGCAATTTGCTTctgattatcatttacatgtgtGCGTTACAACTGGTCACAATGTAATAACCAACAGCAGAAGGGCCATTGTTACCATCTGCAGTTCGGTCTGAGTCCCAGCATTGTGCCGCGTCTTCTACTCTGACTCAAATAGTGCGCCCCTAGCGGATAATTTAAgaatagcattttattaaaaatttctagttcgtgtcttttatgcattttttccactttcaaaATTCATCCTGCGGGCCGGATTGAACCGAGCCGTATGTCTGACACCCCTGATCTACAGGCTTCCCAGGTttagttgttattattagccttaTGGTGGATATTAAAAATGGAGATTTATGGCTATAACACTATTGTTTCTATATAAATGCttacagctgtttttttttttttttgccacatccgttttttttttaaatttagtctCTTTTGCCATACTTATCTCCTTCTAATCTGTTTTTAGGGGTTCAAGCACAGAAGGTACATAGGCACTCTATAGTGACTgtatgttttcttcttcttctactacttccACAAgggagtctatggcagcccatagaatgCTTCATACCCTTTTTATGAAATTTAGCATAGTGACAGAAGACAGTCTCAGGTACCATCACAGCAATTTTGGTGTATGCCACTCAAGCCCTCTAGCACCACCAATAGTGCAAATTGGAtacatttacaataataatgTCCTAGATACATGATTCCACCTTCCTCTGATTCTCTGGGTCAAGCCGAGTTCAACAGACCATGGTGAAGctgtaaaacaggaagtgaaggcATATCTGAGACCATGTGATTGATTT
Protein-coding regions in this window:
- the LOC128632975 gene encoding transmembrane protein 272, producing the protein MGVAEDLQHTLNLAQPRSILSLVLSKSLVVIFSIVQIKIGAQYLKECTVQNYIPVYVLVSGVFSLIMVLFAFLPFIQKDNSTLKTLSYICNSLVSSFTFCWFIAGSVWVYAIYPPNYNSTVVGEPYCNKTLYLFAFWTTTLVCILFAILIVGGCCCLVCMCVPKSEDQPEQVTPA